The nucleotide window AAAAGCCTGCAATGGCACCAATAGGAAAACCAGCACGTAAAAGTCCCTCCACGGCGTCCACAGGCAGCATATAAGCAGGGCGACCAGCTATCCCAGGTGTGTGATTAACGTTAGCGACCCGAGTTAAGAAGATAGGCCGCTTCTCCAGATTCTGAAAAAACTACATGTCGACATCTGTGTCATGTGTGCCGCTAACTGAAACACACGTTCTGTCAGAGCGTCTAAACGAAAAATTATAAAGTCAATACTCTAAACGTTAgcattgttttcaaaaacagttGCTAAATGCCTCAGCTCAATGACAACTTCATCGTAGGtagccatctttgttgtgactGTGGCCGGTGGCATGTAGATCGACCGATGCAGTAAAATGCTAATCAACCAATGGGCAGAAGTTGACCCTTAGACACAGCCCCCTTCATTTGCATAATGAGGCAGGAACgcatgaagaaatgtaaaattgaaAGGCAGAAATAAATACCAGGGGTGAAAATAAATAGGGTAGAAATGCAACGGaagaataaaacagacaaaaatttaaacacacacagaaataaatcattaaaaaaaaagtaattaataaataaagttgaagattataaCGGCTACATAAAATAAGGTTAATTATTACCAAAaggtgaataaataaagaagctaattaaaagagatatatacatttatgtctcagtgtataatttaatttctacctacatttatttgtttattgtattttttgggaCAATTAATTgtatgcttatttatttattgagcctttatttatttctgtatttattttttaaatatggtagACCTGGTCCTCCATATTTGGCTGGCTGGATGGATGTGAAGAGTGTGTTAGCCTTCCATTGATATCAAACCAAGGACACTTTCTGCACACTCTGCACTCTCAAGCTCAAATGCACTTGTATAAAAGCTTTGaaaaatgttattgttattggATATCATTCATACATAAGTCATAGTCTCTCTATATAACTGTGGTTAAGTTATtctaataaatatttttatccTCCATGACAACCTGAGTACTACAGAAGTCGGACTCAGGCAGCTTCACTGTTGCATTTCTTCTCCACTAGAAAGCCTGTGTAATTAGCTTGCctattgctgtgttttttttattttcctcagaGCACCCACTAGAAAATCATCACTCttaaaaagtcatttaaatgaGCACTTATATTTATCATTAGAATAAAGTCTCCTCAGGTTAAACGATGTCAGTTGTTTCCATCTCACACCGATGTTTCACAAAATAGTCTTGAATCAAGTGATATTTTCTTACTAAAGGAACATGAATCCTACATCTGTGTTTTAGGGTGatctagtctggatcaacggaagtacatttccaggacaAGGCTTGACATCGTGCTGTATGATGCTCACGTTCCACTTtttgtgtgttgccgttctcaaaaaCCTTCCATAtgagaaacaaacaaacttcGAACTAGCAAGCCACACGCAAAAAAttgcaagttttgaagaaaattttgATAGTGGAttaaggcaggcctgcttggttcttttttaaatgattgtaaagatttacaaactAATATGTTCACTGCATTTATACAATCTTACTGGGGTGTTTTGGGACGCATTGGGTTTGcttagcctggaaatccagacccaaatccgaaagattaagggtctggcattgagtaatgaaagtcgcccatttCGAGGGGCGGCATCAAGCGTGCATTtcaaaatctcactgcacacaatcggataacactacgaccaatcacaacaacacacggggtgacgtatccagagccccatacactTAGCTACCTGCGGaactaactggtagattaaactttCGTCATCTGTTTGGCTGTTTATTAGCTGTGGAAATAGATCTGACAATGTAAGACTAGGTTGATCAAACCTGAAACATCTGTCAGGACTCTTTGCCTGCTTGAGGACTAAGATTGGAACTCTAACCTCAGTCATTTAAGATTGATATTTGCTGAAGTTTTGATGAAGTTGGGATGCTTGTAGATGCATTTGTGTTAACATTGTATTGCACTTATAAACGAAAGCTAATGTAGGCGGCtggaaacattttaagcaaCAGAACTGTTCCTTGTAAACTATTGGCTATATCTCTCAAtttaagatttctttttgaaGAAGATAAGACCTTAGTGAACAAAGTGTTTTTGAGGTGGGAGTAGGATGAGGAAAGTAGGCAATTTGGAAAAAGGCACATTTCTATGATGCATTGAAGGTTACCAAAAAGCTCCACTATCATTTTCTGCCACTGAAAAACTCATAAATCACTCTGATACACACTGCAGTGCCAACACACTGCAAAGAGGGAGACATAGCCCCTCAGCAATATATTAAAGCTGGAGATTGTACTTGTTATGCACAAGGTTTTTTAATTTACTGAATAAAACTTATAAAGCATGGCAAAAGATacagaaaattattatttttttctgttgagtGGAGTCAGTCAATCCTCATCTTCGAATCTCTTCCATTTATAAGGTGTATGAGGATTGAATAGATCAGAGAAATATGTCTTAATTTTTTTCACGGTGTCGACTTCTTTTACGTTTTGCAGCATCACATCTTTCTGTGATAAGGGAGGTGCTGCTCCGGCCCCtccctgtttttttgtattctgttgGTTAACTGGCTTTATGTTATGGTTTCCTCTCATTTCCTGCTTTTCCATCCATTCCTGCCAATGTCTTTCCGTTAGCAACGTCTCCTCCTCTTTTGTTCTATTTACAATGACCTGTGTCTCCTCACATCTTTGTTCCTGGGGCATGAAGCTGGGGTTTGCATCAAAGGGATTCCTTGAGCTTTCTTTCTCGTCTGATTCCTTTATCAACTGGCTGGTGTCAGGGACAGTGGCAACACTCAATGAAATCTGTTGGCTTTGCACTGGTTCCCGTTCATCTGGTTGTGAGCTGGTGTCTGCATCATTAGAGGCATTGCTGGTATCACCATTACTGGAGACGTCCAACAGAATCATCAAGCTTTCCCTTGGCCTCTGCTCATATTTTGGTGGTTCCCTCAATATGAAGACGTCAATATCAGAGGATGTTTTAGAGAAGTTAAGGCTCATTGTCTCTAGATTAAGTGAATTTGCTTCATCTTTTTCATCCTCAGTTTTCTCCTTGTAGTCTTTCTCCTTTATCCTTTGCCACGTTGATGTGACCCTCTGCTCTCGGTTCAGCCAGCTCACCAGCTCTCTCAGCTGCTCCCGTACCTCAGCCACCATCTCCTCTCTCAGGGCATGATGCATGAGATGAAGTTCTGAATGCACCTCTGCCATGTGCTTCTCTACCTGTTTTTTCACCATGCTGTTGATCCATATGATGCAGAACCTCCTGTCTTTTGCTGCCTGTCGTCTCCTCCTGATCAGTCATCAACACAGCAGTCATTAGATAGGAAAAGAATTAACTGATTTACTCCCCAGTAATAACACATTACATCTTTGTATCATTTATATATGTTCCAGAAGCAATTGcttgtattgtatgtatagGCATGGCCTGTAATAAAATAAGATGAATTAGAAAGGAGGTATCaaaacagaacaacaacaaaaaaagttcaTGTGTAAGACTTGTACCTGAAGGGTGAAAAACTTAGACATTTCTTTCGACCAGATTTTGTCATCAGGATATCTTCTTGCCAAttcctgtgtgaaaaaaaacaaaaacaaatttgctGGCAGGTGTGGATTACGTTTTGGTAACCAGGGTATAACCGCAAACCAACAGAGGtgtttttgccattttaaataaatacaacaactCTAAATAGGctcttaaaataaattattgtttCAATATCTTGTGTAGCAAGATGCAGCATCATTCTCTATACTTGAGATTGAGTGCACTTTCTGACTTTCAAAACTTGTTGTCAAAAAGTAGAATTTTAAACTCCCGGCCCAACTTGAACCTCTTCCTGTTTAGATGTTGCCTAGCAATGCAGTCAACAGGAATTCCAAGGCCCAGGAActgcatttaaatgtttgaaaCAGTAAATTAAACCAATAATTAGTTATGAGTATGAGTAAATGCACCACTAATATTTCtaattttacaaacattttgttGGCAAGTGGTGATGGTATGAgtgggataacaccctccaaAGTTGTACATTTCCTGATTATTGCACAATTTATTGCTGTTGtatcgcaatatggactagtgcaatatccaaatcgcaggggggcgcaatatttgttaatgtcaAAATTTGTGTCAAACTAGCCTGACgtcgtcatactcagattctagtccgacctcaaatgttgtgggcggggctaagattggctggcatccaggtgtcaaaccattctaaattaagtattgtgatgctgcagagatgtcccggcctacaaaccctatcctacagactaaagaaaagaaTCTTTGTTTGGGACACCTCCccgcaaaaatcacactataatccttttaatttctttcaatgttacaataataataataataataataataatgatacaaaaactatcattccctccaatattgtgaatcatatcgcaatcgcaatatcagtcaaaatgatcacaattagatattttcttACAATATTGTGCTTGTCTTTACTGTggaccagagatggcaaaactcacttcccgtactcaagtagaagtacaaataattgtttaaaaaaatactctggtaaaagtagaagtactgatttaacttctttacttaagtaaaagtaacaaagtacaggcttggaaatttacttaaagtctaaaagtaaaagtagtcttgtgaatgacaaagctccctggaccagacagatgttactagagagtaTGCTGAggaactacagtggacatggaaaaaaggctctttattctttatatgtcattgcctacattttaaatggctgtctgccaaaaTGTCTAACACATAtcttatttattgtgacagagactgggacttcaggttaataagattctgaccaacaagatatgaattcaagtgtgattttgtgagaagtctgtgtatattcccatcctattcgattcaatttggtattgatgacgcaaaaaatagtaactaactccagtgaaattattttaaacttagtgaggactagattaagtctggatttaaagctgattctggtttccaacttcggcccagctgtgtctgttaaaacacggacggagacaacttctctctgttgatgctttactacaatcaagcatcagtataaacatggccgtgggtagctctgctatggctgtgtgtggtaataaaagaaataaataactttggctaccatacacaatgcataggaatcatatatgctattaaataataacaataaacccactgtTAATTACGTTATCtcaatgagcaaggacgttcaacaatcgccattatatcgcatcaacagccaggtgtaacccaAGGAACAGGTGTAACCttggtaacaggtgaagaacacaaaacaagcttacttttaaatgtgccagaactacagaccaatacaataacgggcttaaatgaactgacaacataagttatacaacttacagttctcaaagacacacacaatctcagctgattatcctccggacagctagtctttttctttttctctcacttttttctccgtgtggcgagTGCGCGCCCGCttgcggtgtgaggcgcgtgtccgcgctattctccgacatgaaCTCACAATCACACTTGAACgacgaccttttgtacaaaactaaagtaacaagcaagttttgtaaaatgtaaggagtagaaagtaccgatattcctgtttaaatgtaaggagtaaaagtaaaaagtctccaaaaaaataaatagtacagtaaagtaaaataaatatctgaaaaatctacttgagtacagtaacacaGTATTTCATCTCGGCTGTGGACGACTAGTTCGTCCAAGATGGTTAGTTTTCCTTGTGGGCTCGCTGTTTAATAATAACATTACAGTAATGTTTTCACTAAATAATATCCAAAATGGACTTACCTCAGTTAAGTAAGTGAAATGTCTTCTTCCTTCTTTATGTAGCTGCACCAACTAGCCTAGATGTTTTTCTTTCGCATAAATTTGAAATTCATAGAGCTTTGCAACATCTTCTCCAGAACTGTGTTGCTATGCAACCTACCAGGGTATTATAATTCAttagacaaacaaacaataacatataattgattattattatttaaaataatttgtggACAGGATATGTTTATTTCATATGATCTTTCCTTCATGTGTAATGTTATGTAATGCTTAAGTTGTGTGGCTGTATTGTAGTGTTTGTTCCAGTTAATGTCATGAGATTTTAAAGAATTCCTTTATTCTGACACTTTTAATTCACGGTTTACAAAAATGAGGAGCCTACAGATACTTAGTTACCATATGAATaattacatgtactgtataactCCAGTATTGTATGAAGTTCTTTCTAATCTTAACATGATGAATATTTGAAAGTGGTTGGTCTTTTGTCTCTATGTGATAGGTCGATACAGGGTGTGTACATCTGGCTTGTTTTCAATTCCCATCAGAGGCCTGCCAGCCACTTTGTGGTTCGCTGGAACTCCAGCTCCAGCAGGTGGTTGCTATTTCTGACCACAGGCCATAGTGGTCTCTATGAAAAGGCTTGTCACGTCAcactgtacattttaattttatttttgctgcCTGTCCCTTTCATTGTATCGCTATTTGTGTGCTCGCCTCTCTTCTGTGTCTCTTTTGTcgctttgtctttctttctccatcTACCAATATTTCTCTTCATTTTCCATCTCAAGGACAAATAGCAGATATGTTATTGTAGTTGATGAGGAGTGTTTCTCACTTGTTGTTCTAGAAGAAGCATGTGAAAGGAAGGGGGAAGGGGTGGGGTCATTTTTTGGTTCAACTTGGCAGGCATTTAGAGGAAGCCATCTTCATCCATAAATGTGTTAATTCATTGGTCTGACATCAATGTGCCACAAGCTCTCTGATCACCTCCGGGAGCTGTGGGCTCAGGCAAGGATTCCTATTGGTGTGCACATCTGCTATTGACACACCAGCTGACATATTACTGTGGACACACATATTGCCCGTTAACTGTCCTCTGATTGTATTATGTTGCTGTGAGAGACGTCGGACTGTTCACATGATCTCCACGGAATCAGGGGTGAGTTTCATAGCACATCCTCGTCACTGGGCTTTATTATTATGAAGCTAGTTGACTGCATGATCCCTGTTAATACAACACACGTAGATTTTTGTTTATTCGGTctgtgattttattattttttgtattatgcCTGCACTGCAACATTTTAACTTAATTAgttaaatacattatttgtttCAACACATTTGACAGAACATGGTTGCCATTTGCACACCCAAAAGCCTTCCAAATGAGAAAGAGATTTCTGTGGATGTGTTTACTTTTACTCGGCTTTACCTTAATGACTTGACAGCAGTGACTTACCACAGACATGGCACACCCCCACCCAGCTCAGTGATCCTTTCATGTTCTTCTGTGTGAAGTCTTTCACCCTTACACAATATGGAGGGATGTCAGCCTCCAAGAGGTCATGCAGCACAAATGGAGCTTTGTTTCTATGTCATGTAATAAAAGATATTGTTTATTTAGCGATACAATATGCACTGCCTTCGTATCACtgcaaaagcaaaacaacaatCTTGATGTTGTGTGTGGGCATGCTCATGCATATCATTTCATTCTTATATAAATACAATCTACTAATactaaaagaaaacttttctaTAACATTCTATTGAGAATGCTAAAAACTGATATGagtatttatataaaaatgacAGTGATATACCTGAATTTGAACATGCTGTGGCATTAGACATTTCTATGACTGAAATCTGGTCATTTACTGTcagtcgagagagagagagacagagtcaCTTCACTTAGCGTTTTTATTATTGCTGAACAGTGGGACTGAAGTGTCAGTCATCGTCCAGAAAACTGGGAATGTTACTTTCTATCAGCCATCTGTTCAtctctgtgtttgtttctttgtgtgctTTAATCATAAAATCTCTCCTGCTGCTCATACTTATTTATTCTATTTGCACCAGATTACAGTATCAATTAAAGTAGGAATtcttataatttatttttgcgACATAGCAATCCAGTGACCTCAATGGACAATTCATATGACCTGACACTGTGATCATAAAGTTCATAGCTTGTACACTGGACAAAGAAGTTGAACATGAGCATCTTAAAATGTTAGCACAATCCAGTTTTTCCATGAGATGAATCAGTTTCATCTTTTTTATTCATAGTTAGATATAAACAATAGATAATTACAGGGCTTCTGCTGCAAGCTCAGTGTcatgtttttggaaaatgaatgaatgttctGTATCACCAATGGTTTCCCTAATCAGTAAGGTACC belongs to Etheostoma spectabile isolate EspeVRDwgs_2016 chromosome 5, UIUC_Espe_1.0, whole genome shotgun sequence and includes:
- the LOC116689962 gene encoding uncharacterized protein LOC116689962 encodes the protein MTKSGRKKCLSFSPFRRRRQAAKDRRFCIIWINSMVKKQVEKHMAEVHSELHLMHHALREEMVAEVREQLRELVSWLNREQRVTSTWQRIKEKDYKEKTEDEKDEANSLNLETMSLNFSKTSSDIDVFILREPPKYEQRPRESLMILLDVSSNGDTSNASNDADTSSQPDEREPVQSQQISLSVATVPDTSQLIKESDEKESSRNPFDANPSFMPQEQRCEETQVIVNRTKEEETLLTERHWQEWMEKQEMRGNHNIKPVNQQNTKKQGGAGAAPPLSQKDVMLQNVKEVDTVKKIKTYFSDLFNPHTPYKWKRFEDED